One part of the Halopenitus persicus genome encodes these proteins:
- a CDS encoding DUF7331 family protein yields the protein MTTSRSQTPASDARTEPTGDESPDETPELNVYEIHSERTVLTEPGNTDAWIATDTTVTFSE from the coding sequence ATGACGACGTCTCGTAGTCAGACGCCGGCGTCCGACGCCCGTACTGAACCAACCGGAGACGAATCCCCCGATGAAACCCCCGAACTGAACGTCTACGAGATTCACTCCGAGCGAACCGTCCTGACCGAACCGGGCAACACCGACGCCTGGATCGCCACGGACACGACGGTCACCTTCTCGGAGTAA
- a CDS encoding FAD-binding and (Fe-S)-binding domain-containing protein: MAVDDHADDIAADDHADDIAADDHAEYDPATSATTLPYDRPDVAEHAALAADLRDRVAGEVRFDEYAQVLYASDGSIYQARPAGVVFPTDVADVQAAVRVAAAHDVPVLPRGTGSSLAGQAVGPGCVVLDMTRHLDDVVAIRPDDRRAVVQPGVVQDHLDDALAEHGLRFAPDPASSGRATIGGGIGNNSTGAHSVRYGITDAYVEELRAVLANGEMIHAREVVLDSPEYEAIVSGDGAEARIYETVRGLVEDSAAEIEERYPDLKRSVSGYNLQKVIHERADGERVINLSKLFVGAEGTLGVVVEAELSLVTVPAETALVCYCFDDLVDALRAVPQALEHDVSAVELMDEEVFRLAAESEGYAEYAAPIPEGTAAALLVEYDSELVDDFADAIAATTERFVANGDAFEAIEAYEESAQADLWRLRKAAIPLLMSLEGDPKPYPFIEDATVPPAELAGYVESFREILEAHDTTAAYFAHAGSGTLHIRPILNLKTGSGVETLHSITEDVTDLVLEHHGAFSGEHGDGMARTEFTPKMYGETLWTAFKELKTAFDPDWLFHPGNVVYRDGPDDPGPDSERGVGADNRENLRYGPRYRSIEPQTTLDFSAEGGFSHLVELCNGCATCRETDSGTMCPTYRASSEEVQSTRGRANLLRAAISGELPPEELHSDRFQGEVLDLCVGCKGCASDCPTGVDLAKLKAEVKHRHHEERGSSLRERLFRDIDRLSAVGSALAPLSNAATEVPGARRVLERTLGIAADRTLPTFRSETLTEWFAARGGPAVDADTATGAVVLVPDTYTNYSHPAPGRAAIAVLEAAGIRVEMPDGLAPSGRAAYSAGFLGTAGDRARANVDALADRVDDGANVLFIEPADAVMVQDEYRDLLEGPAVDRVADNSYSVMEFIDAYRIDEVLAFDAPDRRLTYHGHCHQKATNADHHAVGVLRRAGYAVDPIDSGCCGMAGSFGYEAEHHDLSMAIGRILRDQVTASDGETVVAPGASCRTQLSDLDVEEQPPHPIELVAEALEPV, encoded by the coding sequence ATGGCGGTCGACGATCACGCGGACGACATAGCGGCCGACGACCACGCGGACGACATAGCGGCCGACGACCACGCGGAGTACGATCCCGCGACTTCGGCGACCACGCTTCCGTACGATCGTCCGGACGTCGCCGAACACGCGGCGCTCGCGGCGGACCTTCGAGACCGGGTCGCGGGCGAGGTACGGTTCGACGAGTACGCGCAGGTGCTGTACGCCTCCGACGGGAGCATTTATCAGGCGCGCCCCGCCGGCGTCGTCTTTCCGACCGACGTGGCGGACGTGCAGGCCGCGGTGCGGGTCGCCGCCGCCCACGACGTGCCGGTGTTGCCCCGCGGAACCGGTTCGTCGCTCGCGGGACAGGCCGTCGGTCCGGGCTGCGTCGTTCTGGACATGACCCGCCATCTGGACGACGTCGTGGCAATCCGCCCTGACGACCGCCGGGCTGTCGTGCAGCCGGGCGTCGTGCAGGACCACCTCGACGACGCGCTCGCGGAGCACGGCCTCCGGTTCGCGCCCGACCCGGCGTCGTCCGGGCGGGCGACCATCGGTGGCGGCATCGGCAACAACTCGACCGGCGCACACTCGGTCCGGTACGGGATCACCGACGCGTACGTCGAGGAGCTGCGGGCCGTGCTCGCGAACGGGGAGATGATCCACGCCCGCGAGGTCGTTCTCGACTCGCCCGAGTACGAGGCGATCGTCTCCGGCGACGGCGCCGAGGCACGGATCTACGAGACGGTGCGAGGGCTCGTCGAGGATTCCGCCGCGGAGATCGAGGAACGCTACCCCGACCTCAAGCGGTCGGTATCGGGGTACAACCTCCAGAAGGTCATCCACGAGCGCGCGGACGGCGAGCGGGTCATCAACCTCTCGAAGCTGTTCGTCGGCGCGGAGGGAACCCTCGGCGTCGTCGTGGAGGCCGAGCTCTCGCTCGTGACCGTGCCCGCGGAGACGGCGCTCGTCTGCTACTGCTTCGACGACCTGGTCGACGCCCTGCGCGCGGTCCCCCAGGCGCTCGAACACGACGTCAGCGCGGTCGAACTGATGGACGAGGAGGTGTTCCGGTTGGCCGCCGAGTCCGAGGGCTACGCCGAGTACGCGGCGCCGATCCCGGAGGGGACCGCCGCGGCGCTCCTCGTCGAGTACGACTCCGAGCTCGTCGACGACTTCGCGGACGCGATCGCCGCCACCACCGAGCGGTTCGTCGCGAACGGCGACGCGTTCGAGGCGATCGAGGCGTACGAGGAGTCGGCGCAGGCTGACCTCTGGCGGCTCCGCAAGGCGGCGATTCCTCTGTTGATGAGCCTCGAGGGCGACCCGAAGCCGTACCCGTTCATCGAGGACGCGACGGTCCCGCCCGCCGAACTCGCCGGGTACGTCGAGTCGTTTCGGGAGATTCTCGAGGCGCACGACACCACCGCGGCCTACTTCGCGCACGCCGGGTCGGGAACGCTGCACATCCGACCGATACTGAACCTGAAGACGGGCTCCGGCGTCGAGACGCTCCACTCGATCACCGAGGACGTCACGGATCTGGTGTTGGAGCATCACGGCGCCTTCTCCGGGGAACACGGCGACGGGATGGCCCGGACCGAGTTCACGCCGAAGATGTACGGCGAGACCCTCTGGACGGCGTTCAAGGAGCTGAAGACGGCCTTCGACCCCGACTGGCTGTTCCATCCCGGCAACGTCGTCTACCGTGACGGTCCCGACGACCCCGGCCCCGACTCGGAACGCGGGGTGGGTGCGGACAACCGGGAGAACCTCCGGTACGGGCCGCGCTATCGGTCGATCGAGCCGCAGACGACGCTCGACTTCTCGGCGGAGGGCGGGTTCTCCCACCTCGTCGAGCTGTGCAACGGCTGTGCGACCTGCCGGGAGACCGACTCGGGGACGATGTGCCCGACCTACCGGGCCTCGAGCGAGGAGGTCCAGTCGACCCGCGGCCGTGCCAACCTCCTCCGGGCCGCGATAAGCGGCGAGCTTCCCCCCGAGGAGCTCCACTCGGATCGGTTCCAGGGCGAGGTCCTCGACCTCTGTGTCGGCTGTAAGGGCTGTGCGAGCGACTGCCCGACCGGGGTCGACCTCGCGAAGCTGAAGGCCGAGGTGAAACACCGTCACCACGAGGAACGCGGGTCGAGCCTTCGAGAGCGCCTCTTCCGGGATATCGATCGTCTCTCGGCGGTCGGGAGCGCCCTGGCGCCCCTCTCGAACGCCGCGACCGAAGTTCCGGGTGCCCGCCGAGTACTGGAGCGGACGCTCGGGATCGCCGCGGATCGTACCCTGCCGACGTTCCGCTCGGAGACGCTGACCGAGTGGTTCGCGGCCAGGGGCGGGCCCGCCGTCGATGCCGACACGGCGACCGGAGCGGTCGTTCTCGTTCCGGACACGTATACGAACTACAGCCATCCGGCCCCGGGAAGGGCGGCGATAGCGGTGCTCGAGGCTGCGGGAATCCGCGTCGAGATGCCCGACGGCCTCGCGCCGTCCGGCCGTGCGGCCTACTCCGCCGGGTTCCTCGGCACAGCCGGGGACCGAGCCCGGGCCAACGTCGACGCCCTCGCCGACCGGGTCGACGACGGCGCGAACGTGCTCTTCATCGAACCCGCCGACGCGGTGATGGTGCAGGACGAGTATCGCGACCTCCTCGAGGGACCCGCCGTCGATCGCGTGGCCGACAATTCCTATAGCGTGATGGAGTTCATCGATGCGTATCGGATCGACGAGGTGCTCGCGTTCGACGCACCCGACCGGAGGCTGACGTATCACGGCCACTGCCATCAGAAGGCCACCAACGCCGACCACCACGCAGTGGGCGTGCTCCGCCGTGCCGGTTACGCGGTGGATCCGATCGATTCCGGCTGCTGCGGGATGGCCGGCTCGTTCGGTTACGAAGCCGAACACCACGACCTCTCGATGGCGATCGGCCGGATCCTTCGCGATCAGGTGACGGCGAGCGACGGCGAGACGGTGGTCGCCCCCGGTGCGTCCTGTCGTACCCAGCTCTCCGACCTGGACGTCGAGGAGCAACCCCCACATCCGATCGAGCTGGTCGCCGAGGCGCTTGAACCGGTGTGA
- a CDS encoding fumarylacetoacetate hydrolase family protein has product MRQARLLTPDGPVAGRYEDGTIHAADGVYEVGVDGRLLPPCEPSALYCVGRNYAETLDQMAYERPAEPDFFIKPPTSLLGHGQPIPAPDWTDELTYAGELVAVIDRRCRALDPADVPEVVRGYTILNDVDALDQVGRTARKAFDGSAPLGPWIETDLADPTDVEMETIVAGERRQSANTELMLFDPFELVAHLSQRFTLRPGDCIAFGSPANPGLIEPGDTVSITYEGVGTLENAVAEVRFP; this is encoded by the coding sequence ATGCGCCAGGCACGCCTGCTCACGCCGGACGGGCCGGTCGCGGGACGGTACGAGGACGGGACGATACACGCCGCCGACGGCGTCTACGAGGTGGGCGTCGACGGCCGACTCCTGCCGCCGTGTGAGCCCTCGGCACTCTACTGCGTGGGGCGAAACTACGCGGAGACGCTCGACCAGATGGCCTACGAGCGGCCGGCGGAACCCGACTTCTTCATCAAGCCGCCGACGAGCCTGCTCGGCCACGGGCAGCCGATCCCGGCGCCCGACTGGACCGATGAGCTGACCTACGCCGGCGAGCTCGTCGCGGTCATCGACCGGCGGTGTCGCGCACTCGATCCGGCCGACGTCCCTGAGGTCGTCCGGGGCTACACGATCCTGAACGACGTCGACGCGCTCGACCAGGTCGGACGGACGGCTCGGAAGGCCTTCGACGGCTCGGCGCCGCTGGGCCCGTGGATCGAGACCGACCTCGCGGACCCGACCGACGTCGAGATGGAGACGATCGTCGCCGGCGAGCGACGCCAGTCGGCCAACACCGAGCTGATGCTGTTCGACCCGTTCGAGCTCGTCGCACACCTCTCCCAGCGGTTCACGCTGCGTCCCGGCGACTGCATCGCGTTCGGCAGCCCGGCGAATCCCGGCCTGATCGAACCCGGCGACACGGTCTCGATCACCTACGAGGGCGTCGGGACGCTCGAGAACGCCGTGGCCGAGGTCAGGTTTCCCTAG
- a CDS encoding D-2-hydroxyacid dehydrogenase, with protein MSDPDVDSSDPDVDSSGPDVLVLRQKLHGQDGADYAEILREKLPGKEIVHPATPDEQREFLRTARVATGFELDRDQLAAAGNLELFAGVYAGTGHLELEAFEDHGVAVTNASGVHVPNISEYVIGSLIAHARQFPRAWDNKQRGAWQTHPVLELQGSTVAIVGLGAIGTGIAERLDAFGVETLGVRYTPEKGGPTDEVYGFDDVHAAVAAADHVVLACPLTETTAGLVDAELLTSMPTHGILVNIARGGVVETDALLEALRHDEIRAAALDVTDPEPLPNDHPLWDLDNVTITAHNAGNTPNYFDRCAEILAENVERLDSGAELENRVV; from the coding sequence ATGTCCGACCCAGACGTTGATTCGTCCGATCCAGATGTCGATTCCTCCGGCCCGGACGTGTTGGTCCTGCGGCAGAAGCTCCACGGACAGGACGGAGCGGACTACGCCGAGATCCTTCGGGAGAAGCTTCCCGGGAAGGAGATCGTCCACCCCGCGACGCCCGACGAACAGCGCGAGTTCCTCCGCACCGCCCGCGTCGCGACCGGCTTCGAGCTGGACCGCGACCAGCTCGCGGCCGCGGGGAACCTCGAGCTGTTCGCCGGGGTCTACGCCGGCACCGGCCACCTCGAGCTCGAGGCGTTCGAGGACCACGGCGTCGCGGTGACGAACGCCTCCGGCGTTCACGTGCCGAACATCTCCGAATACGTGATCGGGAGCCTGATCGCCCACGCGAGGCAGTTCCCGCGGGCGTGGGACAACAAGCAGCGCGGGGCCTGGCAGACGCATCCGGTGCTCGAGCTCCAGGGATCGACGGTGGCGATCGTCGGCCTCGGCGCGATCGGAACCGGGATCGCGGAGCGGCTGGACGCCTTCGGCGTCGAGACGCTCGGCGTCCGGTATACGCCCGAGAAGGGCGGCCCGACCGACGAGGTGTACGGTTTCGATGACGTGCACGCAGCCGTCGCCGCGGCGGACCACGTGGTGCTTGCGTGCCCGCTCACCGAGACGACCGCGGGGCTCGTCGACGCGGAGCTGTTGACGTCGATGCCGACGCATGGGATCCTCGTGAACATCGCGCGCGGCGGCGTCGTCGAGACGGACGCGCTGCTCGAGGCGCTCCGACACGACGAGATCCGTGCCGCCGCGCTCGACGTCACCGACCCGGAACCGCTTCCGAACGACCACCCCCTGTGGGACCTGGACAACGTGACGATCACGGCGCACAACGCGGGCAACACGCCGAACTACTTCGACCGCTGTGCGGAGATCCTCGCGGAGAACGTCGAGCGGCTCGATTCCGGAGCTGAGCTGGAAAACCGGGTCGTCTAG
- the tmcA gene encoding tRNA(Met) cytidine acetyltransferase TmcA — MTSDAAAEPEITDVAELARRLRTEAVRTNERRGLVLAGDRDAGIDAAYTAIEALEDRVDVGDRMEVEDRVDVGDRMEVEDRVDVGDRMEVEDRVDVENRMTLEDHPDLEGNETRAAATEDAGLDVSIVSTREGFRFDRVAPVHAADLLGTTRDVVMLDCHERFRPNALGQVVGAVDGGGLLVLVTPPLADWPAIRDGFDEGLAVPPFGIDDVTGRFRERLVSTIRDHEGIAVVDVADAPSAEDGRGEDASDHGSAAVVRDPGLVDPSERTTDRSERSRDRSEDRTFAAPAGSAFPDAVYAACRTRDQVRAVRAFESLRGPGSASVVVESDRGRGKSSAAGLAAAAFALEGTDVRVTAPSIDAVGPLFDRVREVLSARNAIRTVGTVDAADEDGRRIETGTGGSVDYVRPPAAAERAGSDEADVLIVDEAAALPVATLEALLAAESVAFCTTIHGYEGAGRGFSVRFLDRLRADAGETGRELREIRLDQPIRYARHDPIERWAFRALLLDAAPVVAEAVADVRADGVPANDDSVANPAVTYRRLTTDDLLADERLLAETFGLLVFAHYRTEPNDLARLLDAPNLSVRALTARGHVIAVALLAREGGLSADRRAAMYEGERVRGNMVPDVLTSQLRDEDAGQPVGIRTMRIATHPALRRRGLGSHLLGRIHDEFTGNGAGDSAVDYFSVSYGATPDLVRFWQRAGYGTVHVSTTRNDASGERSAVMIRPTSAAGERLRDRHAAALRDRLRDGLSDALRDLDPDVAAATIAACPVDGGEWLSLTDRDWRALVAAADGPGGYEVVPGAARDLAFAALLDRDVSGGNLTDREVRLLIRVVLQSQPRGEVADELGYESTRQCLRALGAALGTLLDRYGGAVVAAERDRFER; from the coding sequence ATGACCAGCGACGCGGCCGCGGAGCCGGAGATCACGGACGTCGCCGAGCTCGCGCGCCGACTCCGCACGGAGGCGGTCCGGACCAACGAGCGCCGCGGACTCGTGCTGGCGGGCGACCGCGACGCCGGGATCGACGCCGCCTACACCGCCATCGAGGCGCTCGAGGATCGGGTGGACGTCGGGGATCGGATGGAGGTCGAGGATCGAGTGGACGTCGGGGATCGGATGGAGGTCGAGGATCGAGTGGACGTCGGGGATCGGATGGAGGTCGAGGATCGAGTGGACGTTGAGAACCGGATGACTCTCGAGGACCATCCCGACCTGGAGGGGAACGAGACGCGGGCTGCTGCGACGGAGGACGCCGGCCTCGACGTGTCCATCGTCTCGACTCGCGAGGGGTTTCGGTTCGACCGCGTCGCGCCCGTCCACGCCGCCGACCTGCTCGGGACCACCCGCGACGTCGTGATGCTCGACTGTCACGAACGGTTCCGGCCGAACGCGCTCGGGCAGGTCGTCGGTGCGGTCGACGGCGGCGGACTCCTCGTGCTCGTGACGCCGCCGCTCGCGGACTGGCCCGCTATCCGCGACGGGTTCGACGAGGGGCTCGCGGTTCCGCCGTTCGGGATCGACGACGTCACCGGCCGGTTCCGCGAGCGCCTCGTCTCGACGATCCGGGACCACGAGGGGATCGCGGTCGTCGACGTGGCGGACGCGCCGTCCGCGGAGGACGGTCGGGGCGAGGACGCTTCTGATCACGGCAGTGCCGCCGTCGTTCGCGATCCTGGCCTCGTCGACCCTTCGGAACGGACCACGGACCGGTCTGAACGGTCACGGGATCGATCCGAGGATCGAACGTTCGCTGCCCCCGCGGGATCCGCGTTCCCGGACGCCGTCTACGCGGCCTGCCGGACGCGGGACCAGGTTCGGGCGGTCCGCGCGTTCGAATCCCTTCGCGGACCGGGGTCCGCGTCGGTCGTGGTCGAGTCCGACCGGGGGCGCGGGAAGTCGAGCGCTGCCGGGCTCGCCGCGGCGGCGTTCGCCCTGGAGGGGACGGACGTTCGCGTCACCGCGCCGTCCATCGACGCCGTCGGGCCGCTGTTCGACCGGGTTCGTGAGGTGCTCTCGGCGCGGAACGCGATCCGAACCGTCGGCACCGTCGACGCCGCCGACGAGGACGGCCGTCGGATCGAGACCGGAACCGGCGGATCGGTCGACTACGTTCGCCCGCCCGCCGCTGCGGAACGTGCCGGCAGTGATGAGGCGGACGTTCTCATCGTCGACGAGGCGGCGGCGCTGCCGGTCGCCACGCTGGAGGCGCTGCTTGCGGCCGAGTCGGTCGCCTTCTGCACCACGATCCACGGCTATGAGGGGGCAGGCCGCGGGTTTTCGGTACGCTTTCTGGATCGGCTTCGGGCCGACGCGGGCGAGACCGGGCGGGAACTCCGGGAGATCCGGCTCGACCAGCCGATCCGGTACGCACGCCACGACCCCATCGAGCGCTGGGCGTTCCGCGCGCTGTTGCTCGACGCCGCCCCGGTGGTCGCGGAGGCAGTTGCGGACGTCCGTGCGGACGGCGTGCCCGCGAACGACGACTCCGTAGCGAACCCGGCGGTCACCTATCGGCGGCTGACCACGGACGACCTGCTCGCCGACGAACGGCTGCTCGCGGAGACGTTCGGCCTCCTCGTGTTCGCACACTACCGGACCGAACCGAACGACCTGGCCCGGCTGCTCGACGCGCCGAACCTCTCGGTGCGCGCGCTGACGGCGCGAGGCCACGTGATCGCCGTGGCGCTGCTTGCTCGGGAGGGCGGACTGTCCGCCGACCGCCGGGCGGCGATGTACGAGGGCGAGCGCGTCCGGGGGAACATGGTCCCAGACGTGCTCACGAGCCAGTTGCGTGACGAGGACGCCGGCCAGCCGGTCGGGATCCGGACGATGCGGATCGCGACCCATCCGGCCCTCCGGCGGCGTGGACTCGGGAGTCACCTTCTGGGCCGAATCCACGACGAGTTCACGGGGAACGGAGCTGGCGACTCCGCGGTCGACTATTTCAGCGTCAGCTACGGCGCGACGCCGGATCTGGTTCGCTTCTGGCAGCGCGCAGGCTACGGAACGGTCCACGTCTCGACGACGCGCAACGACGCCTCCGGCGAGCGCTCGGCGGTGATGATCCGTCCGACAAGCGCGGCGGGCGAGCGGCTGCGGGACCGGCACGCCGCCGCGCTTCGGGACCGGCTCCGGGACGGGCTCTCGGACGCCCTTCGCGATCTCGATCCCGACGTCGCCGCCGCGACGATCGCGGCGTGTCCGGTCGACGGCGGTGAGTGGTTGTCCCTCACCGATCGGGACTGGCGCGCGCTGGTCGCCGCCGCGGACGGCCCCGGCGGGTACGAGGTGGTACCGGGAGCGGCTCGCGACCTCGCGTTCGCCGCCCTGCTCGACCGGGACGTCTCGGGTGGCAACCTCACGGACCGGGAGGTTCGGCTGCTGATCCGCGTGGTGCTTCAGAGTCAGCCGCGGGGGGAGGTGGCCGACGAACTCGGCTACGAGTCGACCCGACAGTGTCTGCGCGCGCTCGGGGCCGCGCTCGGGACGCTGCTGGATCGGTACGGCGGCGCCGTCGTGGCGGCGGAGCGCGACCGGTTCGAGCGGTGA
- a CDS encoding UPF0179 family protein: protein MSTVTLVGTRLADVGREFVYRGESDDCEGCPYRDQCLNLSTGTRYRITDVRENAQTLECAVHDSGVRAVEVEPASVPANVPSRQAYAGSRASLAGDCPHTDCPSHQYCVPEGADFDEERTIQQVLGEPPHDYCMLDRDLTLVEFAPEE from the coding sequence ATGTCGACCGTCACGCTCGTCGGAACGCGGCTCGCCGACGTCGGCCGGGAGTTCGTCTACCGCGGCGAGTCCGACGACTGCGAGGGCTGTCCCTACCGGGACCAGTGTCTCAACCTCTCGACGGGAACCCGCTACCGGATCACCGACGTTCGGGAGAACGCCCAGACGCTCGAGTGTGCGGTCCACGACTCCGGGGTGCGCGCGGTGGAGGTCGAACCCGCATCGGTCCCGGCGAACGTCCCCTCCAGACAGGCCTACGCCGGCAGCCGCGCCTCGCTGGCCGGGGACTGTCCGCACACCGACTGTCCCAGCCACCAGTACTGCGTCCCCGAGGGAGCCGACTTCGACGAGGAGCGAACGATCCAGCAGGTGCTGGGTGAGCCGCCGCACGATTACTGTATGCTCGACCGCGACCTCACGCTCGTCGAGTTCGCGCCCGAGGAGTGA